The genomic window TAAAATCAAACTGGATCAGGATAAACAGGGAAAGGCAAAAACATCCCTTTCTCTCCCTGCTGACCATGGAAGAAGTGGATGATCTTGTGGCTACATACTACAACCAGCTGTTTGCAGTTCCGGCAGTGCTGGTTTCCGTGGTTATAGATAAGAGATATCTGCAGGATTACATGGACGCCTCAAAACTGCACCGCAAGGCCTGGGAGCTCTTACGTGAGAGGGTGGAAAACTATATGCGGGAAAAGCACCGCAAACATAAAGCTATAATGGTTACAGATGATATCAGCAGACAGGCCAACCTTTCTCTGGCCAGAAAACATGCATACTTTCTGGAAAGTGGAACCAGTGCCGACTGCAGGTTCAGGCATATCGTGGAAATGCCTCTCTTTGTGCGAAGTGAACTTTCAGAAGGAATTCAGGCGGCAGATATGTGTTCGTACAACATATACCATACAATGCGCTATCAGCGCTTTGATTATGAATATTTCAAAAAAGTATTCCCCCTGCTGTACAACTCATCTAATACCAATCAAAGCAAGGTGGATGGCTTGAAAATATTTCCAGATGACAGTCCCTTAATACCC from Desulfonatronovibrio magnus includes these protein-coding regions:
- a CDS encoding DUF3800 domain-containing protein — translated: MYIFYVDETGNLDTHGIHPGMDYSASPKDWLYVLTALGIFEHNWRKFYDPIAAKKKILLQVHNAGQVSLDECEIKSNWIRINRERQKHPFLSLLTMEEVDDLVATYYNQLFAVPAVLVSVVIDKRYLQDYMDASKLHRKAWELLRERVENYMREKHRKHKAIMVTDDISRQANLSLARKHAYFLESGTSADCRFRHIVEMPLFVRSELSEGIQAADMCSYNIYHTMRYQRFDYEYFKKVFPLLYNSSNTNQSKVDGLKIFPDDSPLIPWWEKNKSLLAEA